The DNA window AATTTCACTGCGAAATCCTTACGCTGGCGTGATACTTTTAAATGCGATCTACCTAAACGGTTAATAGCTTTTTTCCTGTTATTTGAGCCTTTAACTTTCTTAGAAACTCGACGTTGTAATCTTTTTAACCGTTTTTCAGACTTCCTCAAGTGTCTGGGATTATTAACTTTTGACCCGTTACTATCAGTATAGAAATGGGTTAAGCCCACGTCTAAACCTATCGTTTTACCCGTAGGTTCTAATGTTTTTTTAACGTCTACCTGAAGACAAAACTGGCAATAATAACCATCGGCTCTTTTAACCAATCTTACTCTTTGAATTTGCTCGATTTGGTAAAAGTGCAAGTCGTAGGTTCCAATTAACTTGAAAGTGCCAATCTTGTTTTTATCGGTAAAACTTATTTTTTTTCTATCCTCTGATAGTTTCCATCCTGATTTTTTGTACTCTACAGAACGTTGATTTTTCTTAAATCGCGGCCAGCCTTTTTTCCCTTTGACCTTCTTTTTACGGTTGTCAAAAAATCTAGCAATTCCTGACCAACAACGTTCTGCGGATGCTTGTCTAGCTGTCGAGTTGAGTCGCTCGGCAAAAGGGAATTTTTTAGCTAACACAGCAGTGTATTTGTTTAGGTCGTATTTATCCACACCAATGTTATCCATCCAATACCTTAAACATTTGTTACGGATGAATTGGGAGGTGCGGATAGCTTCATCCACCGCTTTGTACTGCCAATATGAGCCTTTTACTTTGAACTCGTAGACTATCATGGCTTATCGACCTATCAGCATTTATATGCTAGCATAGTTAGCACAAAATATCGTTGCTTTGCTTTTATTATTTGGTCGCAATTCATCTCCCGTTAATCCTACCGATGTAACGGGAGTCTTCTTGCTCCATTTAGATAACAGGGGCGATCGCGCAACCTACACAAGCAGACTTTCGCGAAAGGTAGACAAATCATGCGATTTCTTAAATCTCGCTTACTCTGGACGACAGCAACTGCATTTGTTTTATTTAATACCGTAGAAATTCAGCTGCCTTCGAGTCAGCAAACAACATGGTTAAATATTGAGCAAGAAGCTTACGCCAGAAGAAGTGGCGGACGCAGCGGCGGCGGTTCTTTCAGTCGCCCTTCCAGATCTTCCGGCGGTTCTTCTTCTCCCTCCAGAAGCAATAATAGTGGCGGTTCGTCTGGCGGTAGCTATTACCACTCTACTCCCGTCTACGGTGGTGGTTACAGGTCGGGTGGAATTTATTTCTATTCGGGATGGGGATGGTTTTTTCCTTCTATGTTTGGATTAATTGTGCTAACTGCTGTGCTGCTGATAGTTGTCAGCGCCTTTAAGAAAACCAGCAGTAATTATGTTGAAAGTACTGATGAAGTTATCCCAACTGGTAATAAAGAATTAGACAACAATATTGTTACTATCAGCAAAATTCAAGTGGGATTGCTGGCGCAAGCGCGTGCGATTCAAAAAGAATTATCAGAATTAAGTCTCAAGATCGATACTGGTACGTCAGAAGGATTATTAGAATTGTTGCAAGAATCTGTTTTGGCGCTGTTGCGATCGCCTGAAAACTGGACGCACGTATCAGCTACTTCCAAAACAGTCCGCAACCGCGAGTCAGCGCAGGAAATTTTTAATAAGTTTTCGATTG is part of the Aerosakkonema funiforme FACHB-1375 genome and encodes:
- a CDS encoding DUF1517 domain-containing protein, producing MRFLKSRLLWTTATAFVLFNTVEIQLPSSQQTTWLNIEQEAYARRSGGRSGGGSFSRPSRSSGGSSSPSRSNNSGGSSGGSYYHSTPVYGGGYRSGGIYFYSGWGWFFPSMFGLIVLTAVLLIVVSAFKKTSSNYVESTDEVIPTGNKELDNNIVTISKIQVGLLAQARAIQKELSELSLKIDTGTSEGLLELLQESVLALLRSPENWTHVSATSKTVRNRESAQEIFNKFSIEERTKFSSETLTNVEGKVRQKEVNPNPDAEPGSYIVVTLLIGTENDRPMFGNVYSSQELKEALESIGSIAPEYLTVFELLWTPQSETESLTYDELLTEYTNLMQIA